The proteins below are encoded in one region of Rana temporaria chromosome 2, aRanTem1.1, whole genome shotgun sequence:
- the LOC120929402 gene encoding protein ALP1-like, which produces MNDDEMACMMAAVTATSYMLYQGQRRRKRARRYWIHPVIAGREETGQFWVLYKDLREHEEKFLDYTRMSMKSFDELLELLSGRLQRMDTYFRNSIPPVERLIITLRYLSTGQSLGSLHYAFRIGKSTASYIIRDTCSAIWEVLQEVVFKKPTAQEWAQIAEVFWQRCNFPNCVGAIDGKHIRIVKPMRSGSEFFNYKKYFSFVLMAVADANYCFTYIDIGSYGSSADSTIFGNSNFGQMLRSDDLDLPQCRPLPGTNGPPLPSVFVGDEAFSLGTNLLRPYSGHSLTEERRVFNYRLTRARRVVECTFGILANKWRLLHTPIVLNMQNAVTAVKAACALHNFVRQRDGFDFEEPVTETLERAQWTGVRGNRQGSHVRDQYAAYFMSPEGQVPWQLDSI; this is translated from the exons ATGAACGACGATGAGatggcatgtatgatggcagcaGTCACTGCCACCTCGTATATGCTATACCAGGgacagaggagaaggaagagggcacgGAGATATTGGATCCACCCTGTTATTGCCGGTCGGGAAGAAACAGGACAGTTTTGGGTCCTTTATAAAGATCTCCGAGAGCACGAGGAGAAATTCCTGGACTACACCAGAATGTCTATGAAAAG tTTTGATGAGTTGCTAGAACTGCTCAGCGGTAGATTACAGAGGATGGACACCTATTTCCGCAATTCCATACCCCCTGTGGAGCGACTTATCATCACACTGAG atATTTATCAACTGGACAGTCTCTTGGAAGTCTACATTATGCCTTCCGTATAGGCAAGTCGACAGCGAGTTATATTATACGTGACACCTGCTCTGCTATATGGGAGGTTCTCCAGGAGGTAGTGTTCAAGAAACCTACTGCACAGGAATGGGCACAGATTGCGGAGGTATTCTGGCAACGCTGCAACTTTCCTAATTGTgtcggagcaatagatgggaagcacatTAGGATTGTGAAGCCCATGAGAAGTGGAAGTGAATTCTTCAATTACAAGAAATATTTCTCTTTTGTATTGATGGCTGTAGCAGATGCAAACTACTGTTTTACTTACATAGACATTGGGTCATATGGGAGCAGCGCGGACTCAACCATCTTTGGAAACTCGAACTTTGGTCAAATGCTGCGATCAGATGATCTTGACCTACCACAATGCCGTCCTCTCCCAGGCACAAATGGCCCTCCACTACCAAGTGTTTTTGTGGGTGATGAGGCCTTTTCTTTGGGGACAAACCTCCTGCGGCCTTATTCGGGGCATAGTTTGACAGAGGAGAGAAGGGTATTCAACTACCGCCTAACCCGGGCACGGCGAGTAGTTGAATGCACTTTTGGAATACTTGCCAATAAGTGGCGGCTTCTGCACACTCCCATAGTGTTAAACATGCAGAATGCCGTCACGGCTGTCAAAGCTGCGTGCGCCTTGCACAATTTTGTGAGGCAGCGCGATGGCTTCGATTTCGAAGAACCGGTTACTGAGACTCTGGAAAGAGCTCAGTGGACTGGTGTCCGTGGGAACAGGCAGGGCTCCCATGTACGGGATCAATATGCCGCATATTTTATGTCTCCTGAAGGACAGGTGCCATGGCAGCTGGATTCcatttaa
- the LOC120929403 gene encoding leucine-rich repeat extensin-like protein 5, with protein sequence MRLVTSNRSGSAACHIKEYIHAKELEFLRPSLSLARTENSWEEAAPTAPVAMDNSSRNSCDETLEGLEPESQLASSSQSTPATPLGELQTTPRPVPRVAARGTKRKAPESDPNVTMMLQIMSEMKDRMGTNTNTPSYGNKSAQCLAELMDRVPKSLQADMLAGTIRYINTFIPPEEPYLSPEPPPPYGPYANQHPQHLSAPTLRHFTAPPFHSHLPQHAPPYPTQTPTLSTHPQLPTPPSAYTSSTLPDPPYLHTHTSTMSPYRRPQTTPSAYHPTTSQTFHLPPQPPTYPSRTTYPSDYTHLPTLPPYNPQPTPTPPPPPQPPATPPSRWPHGTTSRSDWSSFGKAIDAGISVDDPGESPSFQKL encoded by the exons ATGAGACTGGTAACAAGTAACAGGAGTGGATCGGCGGCATGTCACATCAAAGAATACATTCATGCTAAGGAATTGGAATTCTTGAGACCTTCATTGAGTTTGGCGAG GACTGAAAACAGCTGGGAGGAAGCTGCTCCGACCGCCCCTGTCGCGATGGATAACAGCAGCCGAAATTCGTGTGATGAGACACTGGAGGGTCTGGAGCCGGAAAGCCAGTTGGCCAGTTCATCTCAATCTACGCCGGCAACACCTCTGGGAGAGCTGCAGACAACGCCAAGGCCGGTGCCGCGTGTAGCTGCGAGGGGGACCAAAAGAAAAGCTCCGGAATCAGACCCCAATGTGACAATGATGCTACAGATCATGTCAGAAATGAAGGACAGAATGGGTACTAATACTAATACCCCTTCATACGGAAACAAGTCGGCCCAATGTTTGGCGGAGTTAATGGACAGGGTTCCCAAAAGCCTACAAGCCGATATGCTGGCAGGTACCATACGGTACATCAACACATTTATTCCACCTGAAGAACCCTACCTATCCCCAGAACCACCACCACCGTATGGCCCCTATGCTAACCAACACCCGCAACATCTGTCAGCACCAACACTTCGTCACTTCACAGCACCACCTTTTCACAGCCACCTACCTCAACACGCACCACCTTACCCGACTCAGACGCCCACACTTTCTACCCACCCTCAACTACCAACACCACCTTCTGCATACACTTCCTCAACACTCCCTGATCCGCCTTACCTGCATACGCACACTTCGACAATGTCACCTTACAGACGCCCACAGACGACACCTTCTGCCTACCATCCCACGACTTCACAAACATTTCATCTACCTCCACAACCTCCTACTTACCCTTCTCGCACGACATACCCTTCCGATTACACACACCTGCCTACACTCCCACCTTACAATCCTCAACctacaccaacaccaccaccaccaccacaaccaccagcaaCACCACCATCACGTTGGCCGCATGGTACAACATCTAGATCTGATTGGTCTAGTTTTGGCAAAGCCATAGACGCTGGCATATCGGTGGATGACCCAGGGGAATCCCCAAGTTTCCAAAAACTGTAA